The following nucleotide sequence is from Salvia splendens isolate huo1 chromosome 2, SspV2, whole genome shotgun sequence.
aaattaaaagtgaaatttttatgggacaaattgaaaagaaaattgtGACATTTTTTTCTTATAACGGAGGAGTACAATacatcattttaattaaaataaatagaaatataaaaactgaacaaaataaattagattGGAGGGCTTCATTTTATGAATTACCAGACCTACTAATGTTTTTATACAGATCTACAAAGGCCAAGGAATATTACATAAATTGTGGAGTTCCATGATAATCGAATTATTTTGGTGCACTTGGGCAATACTTGTTTATTTGAGCCTAAATGATTCCGTCTGTTGAATGTGTATTTGGGCCTTCCTTCACTATTAATTCACACTTGAAACTGTGATTTGATCACGAAATCGAGGGAAGAAAAATAGACTAGTGTTGGCTAATGTACAACTAAAATATATCCTATTGTCCATAATCAATAGTCATACTCCACTAATAGTAGTACTTTAtccacttttatttactttctctttcatatttattaattttagtaTAAAACTCATATAGTTAACTACCAAAACTATTGTCACTAGACAAAAAGAGTAGTAAATATTATCTCATTGATGTAGAGAGTAattataatcataaaataaGTCTATGGGCTATTTATCCTATCAGAGTGAATCGTTGATTATTAATATGAAGAATAAATTGGAAACGAATGGATAAATTTATCCAACAAAAATtgacaattaaaaataaaatctataTCCGCTTgctacaaaataaaatactatttctagagcatccactacgcgtcccgcgcgcgGCTCACGTTCCGCCCCGAAGGGACGGTTctgccgcgggacgcgttgcaacgttcGTCTCGTACCGAGCCCGCCCCGCAGCCCGTAGCCAcgagacaagggacgcgccgTCCCGACACGCGCCCGGGCGACGTGtcgcgcccccgatgcatgcgtgacgcccactcgctggcccgcgagtgggcgtcctCACGGAtgatgcaataattcattttttaaaaaaaattcgaattttaattaaaaaaaaattgttttttcaaacggtaatgttaccgttaattttttattttcttttttatttatttttgtttatttactctataaataatcatatttcatactcatttcacacacaaacacacatctattcctctcaaatcctctatataaccactccaatttcatcttaaatcaactcaaacaaatggatccttttgagcaaatgcgtcaactaatggaacaatcactagaagaagatcgacgccgagaggcggaggaagccgcaccgcctccacgacgctcccggacatacatccatcgcaaccgggagaaagccgccgcaaggttagtacgcgactacttctgcgataacccgatttggggagaaacCTACTTCcctcgccgtttccgcatgagtaaaccgctatttctccacatcgcgaatactttggcggcccgggaagagttcttccgagaagggttcgacgcggtcgggcgtcccagccacacgacgctgcagaaatgtactgcagcaatccgtcaacttgcgactggacaaacggccgacatgttcgacgaatacctccacatcggagacaccactggcgcatgtgcttgctcaaattctgcaaaggcgtccgggcagcctttaccgatgaatttctccggagggcAAGCACGACCGATTATCAGTTCCCCCTCGACCTGCACGaagcacggattccccgggatacttggcagtgtcgattgcatgcactgacaATGGATGAATtgtccggtggcttggagggggtcctagacgaacggccacaaaggcacccacccaaccgttgtactcgaggtcgttgccaactaccggctttggatctggcacgcgtacttcggggtccctggctcgaacaacgacataaacgtgctccaccagtccgacctctttaccgaagttttggatggtaaagcgccggccatcaacttcgtcgccaacaaccggctgtataaaatggggtactatctcgccgacggcatctacccgaagtggccgaccttcgtgaagacgtgcaacaggtctgcgaacccaaagcatgctctttttgcgcagaagcaggagactgctcgcaaggatgtggagagggcgttcggggttctccaagcgcgcttcaacatcatcaaagccccggctcgttcgtggttcatgaagagcatggtcgacatcatgtatacatgcataatcttgcacaacatgattgtccaagacgaaggacccgaggcgggaaattggttcgaccccgaatcccccggaagctcaaccgcaagtagtccgccgcgaagtggagcgcatccgtcaatacaagaacggttgtctattcgggcaaggacacgcgactttagcgcccacgcccaactctaagaagatctaattgagcacatttgggaaaactttggcgggaaaaattaaattatgtaatttttatttttttaggattttaattatgtccattttctattttttttgaattttaatgttgttttaattttaattaagtgtgtttgttttaattgaattgggttgggaaaaaaacaaaaaatgaaatttaatgaataataatttaagggacggagcgttgcaggttcggtctcttagttaagggatggaggaataaagtacagtgggccctcaaatagtagtttaagggacggtgggggACAGCGTAGTGAATGCTCCTCCTACTAGTGAAGGGTGTATAAAATGGATTCAAcagaaaaatagaaatagaattaTAAaacgccgtctgtgggaatcgaacCCACGACCACGTGGTTAAAAGCCACGCGCTCTACCAGCTGAGCTAAGACGGCTTTATATTGTTTAGGAGATCTATTATTTTAATAGTTTAATTGGTAGTACTATACAACATTGAGCTTTAGTAGGGATGACAATATGCATCTCACACTTATTCGCAAATATTATTGGATCATGGATAGTAGTATTAAAACTTAGTattctatatttataattataaatattaaattaaaactgTCTATAATCACTCTTTGTGTTGTTGGGATCATAGTTGAATTTACAAGAATACTGGGCGTGAAATTTGAGCATGTGAatcttttttttcatatatattaatatatgcacataaataaatttaaatgaaatgtagATAGCATTGTTAAAACACGatgacagaaaaaaaaatagagaagagGAGGGTGAAGGTAGACTTTGAGAGAGGGAGGGGACTCGGTTAGGTATAAAGAGATTGAGAGTTTAGAAAACTATTTTTCGTTCCTTATTTCACTCTTAAATTTTAATGATGTAAGAACACAAAGAGATATCATATActaaaacaaatactactaaATAAAACACTAATACttatagaaataaattataaaaataataatgctAATATATATTAATTCCTCTGTCCCACCATAAGTGGTGGATTTCTTTTGGGCAggggatttaagaaaatgatagtactatattgagttaaagtggagagaataaagtataatggaggaaaaataagagagaataaatgaagaaatagagaataaagtaagagagaatgaataAAGCAAGAGAGAGTTAAAGTTTTGTCTTTTGTTAAAAAAGGAATATGATGAGATAATACAAAATGGAAAATTGATCACAAGCCTTGTGGTGGGACGGGGTAGTATAAATGTTCAGCTTAATTcatgtaataaaataaaataaatatatgcagCGTGATAGGGGGAGTTGAGGTTTTTGTAAATTGTGCAGTGGAGAAACGAAGACTAATTGGGCACAGTGATTGCGACTCATGCACTATCAATGTACACCTCTCTCTATTAAGCATCCACAATGCcacctagcgcaccgcctagccgagcgccggcgctaggcaaACAGTTGCAGGAGCCGAAAACTGCCGAGCGGTTTTTTGGAAATGAATTTCGCCTAGCGTTAGGCGGtcaaaatccgctgggctatgcgctgggcgatccgctcggcgccattgcagcgcccggatcgcccagcgcatagccagcggattttttttttaattttcgaaacactatatatacgcgatttgcacttcattttcattcgttgacggattgggccaacgacgataatgaagccggtccaagccacggcgtggccgtccccaacgcacggagtggggtacctcacgatgaagccggcctcctctaagcacatgccgacatgcgccaaacggaagctcatattcgactccagaaggatttaattgaagagttatgggcgcggaggactactcggagttagtttttttatttatgtaattttttaaaatgtaatttatttaaaatttaaataaaattgttgcattttcccgtatctgtggcgtaaatttaattccgtattttgtgtgattgttcattatttgttttatataattttgagtgatgtggctgggctatggctgagctatttgcttgttttgatgatgtggcaggaggatttttagtgctgatgatgtggcaggaggagtttgtggctaggctatggctgggctatggctgggcgaaAATTaccgtggatgctcttatctGATCTTACTCAATTATTATGAAAAGGTGAGGAGGAATGAATATTTCTGCTGTCTTTCTACCAGTCCCCCAAATATTGTTTGTAGACACCGTCAAAGTAATGCAAATCAAATCATTCACCAATCTCTATGAGATGTTGATGCCCACTGATTCTCATACCATCAATTCACAGATCTAAAAGATTACCTACTAGTACTACTGGTGAAATGGTATTTGTATTTTACTTCTCTGCAAATTAATCTgatcaaatttgaaaaaaaaattagagacAAACATGATTTTATCCAATATTATTTACGTTAAGGTAGTGTTCGGTTTGAAAGATAAAATAGTATGAGATTCAATATAGGATAAGGTAAGATGGGTCTTGTCTTGAACTAAATTAGTATTACTAAATTTTATATTGATGTTTGGTTGAAGAGACTATGTCTAAGATACAATATAAGTTAAAAGTTTGGTTGATGAAAAATTAATACAAATgttacaattaattaatttatttatcataaaatttacaaaacaattttatttatcataaaATTTACAAAACAACTTAACAACCTTCACATCAAAACAATGGCGGTCGATGTCTGCATTGAAATCTCCAGTCCAATCACTAGCCCCAGAATCTCCTTCTCCTACGATCTCAACGAATTCGACTTCGTCCCCATCGAATCTCACAATCATCTTCATTTGAATCCAACAATTGACTTCGATTCATACCTCCCCCAAAACCTCCAAATCTCCTCCGCCGACGAGCTCTTTGCCAACGGAAAAATCCTCCCCGTCCAGATCAAAACCACCGCTCCACCGAATCAAATCGAAAATATCGATTGCAATCCAAACAAAAACACGAAGAAGAAGCGGCTGACAAAAATAGTCGGGGGGTGAAGGGTGAGATGGATTGTACGGGATTAAAGCCATATTTTTCAATCTTGATATGGGCTTCGTCGGGCCATGACTCTGAGTTGCGGGCCGAATTTTGGTGGATATTGACCAACCGAACACCGGATTATATGCAATCCTGGCATAAGTTCGAGTAACCGAACGGCGCCTAAGATTACCAAACTCTTTGTATTcaaaataaatcagataatcaTTTGATACAGTTGTTGACTAGTTGATGgaatttatactccatccaaTTAAGTGgagtgtttgttttttaaatgcCATCTCAATTTTGCTTCCTGAATGTTTGTTTACAAAATGCGAATTCTCATATACACATAAAAGATACTCCATTTGAATATTACAGCAGCATGTATACCATCAACCATAAGAATCTCAAAACTGTAAAGGCTACAAGAATGTTAATACATGCATTACAGAATACCCAAACAAAAGAATATGTCCAATCTTCAGGAAAAAAGGGGCAAGCAGAGAGTGTTTGTTGCTTGCTTACAGGCAAGTATAACTAAGAGACGTCTATGCGTAAAGAGCAGGTCTAGGATAAGCAGGCGCTGGGCGCCCTCCTCCAGCAGTGGTCTTGCAGGACTTAAGTTCGGTCTTTGAATTTGATTGGCGTTTCCTATTCAGGGCGTGATCTTTGTCCTTCTTATAGGCGTCCCTTGAGTCGACGAGCTGTTCCAGAGCTGTTATCACCTCATTCATATCAGGCCTAGCTCTGGGATCCATAGATATGCATTGGTAAGCAAGGGTGGCTGCCTTCACGGCTAGATCAACTGTATACTGCCCTTCAATGCGGCTATCAATGAGACGGAACATTCTGCGCTTGTTTGTCAGGTAAGGTTTTGCCCACTCCACCAGATTATGCTCTCCCGTGGGGCGGTTCTTGTCTATTGCTTTCTTACCGGTTAGAATCTCCAAGAGCACCACCCCAAAGCTGTATACATCGCTCTTTGTGGTTAAATGGCCTATAAAATACAAAGGCATCgccaaataaatatcaaaagaaaagaaacagaTGCATAAAACCAAGTCAGTTATGGAGTGATCATGCCAGATCATCCTACCTGTGGATAGATACTCTGGAGCAGCGTATCCGTAAGTACCCATGACTCGAGTGGAGACATGACTCTTGTCACCGGTTGGTCCATCTCTGGCCAATCCAAAATCAGAGAGTTTGGCATTGTAGTTCTGCAAGCATAAAGCAAAGCCCCAAAGAAATGAGAAAAGAGAGCAAAAATGTATTAAGAGAGGCAAAAAAGAGTAGTAAATGCTCTGGATATACCCACCGAATCAAGCAAGATATTAGAAGTCTTGAAGTCCCGGTATATCACTTTTGTTTCAGCATTATGAAGAAAGGCAAGGCCCCTTGCGGCACCCAACGCTATTTTCACTCTTAGGCTCCAAGAAAGCGGCTGGAAGTAAGATCCTCCTAATTCACCACTCATCATTAGAGTTACATAGATAAgaacttttcaaataaatataaatatacagtGGAGAATAGATTAAGTTTTCCTCTAGTACTATGTTATGCTGAACTTACTCCTGAATAGATGATTCTCCATGCTACCCTTTGGCATGAACTCGTATACGAGAAGTCTGTGGTCATCCTCTAAGCAATAACCGATTAATTTCACAAGATTGGGATGGCGCAACTGCCCTAGATAGTTGATTTCAGCCTGTCAATTCAAAGGAAGGATGTCAATGAAAAGGTATATCTACATATGAAACAAAACAAGTACTGTAATAAGCAGCAGACCAAGCTACAACTTTAACATTGTTATCCATGGCAAGTGGCAATGAGAAATTGATTCATAACAATATTATTATAGGCAAGGGAAAAACAAAGAAGTCTAACGGTTATCGTAGAATGTGTTGACATACCAACCATTCCTTGTGGCCCTGCCAGCCCTCTTGGTTAAGCCTTTTAACAGCAACCACCATGCTAGAACCAGGCTTTGATGCTGCCAGAGAATGCTCATCAACCCATCCTTTGAAAACAGAGCCAAAACCTCCTTCCCCCAACACGCTGTCCGGGCGAAAGTTTCGCGTGGCCGCCTTAAGATCGCTGAAGGCGAAGCTTTTCATGTTGGAGGACTGCAATATCTCACCTTCACTCCGAGGAGTTGGAGGCACGGATGCAGAGGACCTCTTGCTGCTCGAATTGCTTAGCTCCGTCCCATCTCCACTTATCATTTTCGAAGAAGTTGCACCTTTAAATCATGGAGCATAAAAACTTACAATTGTACaacaaattcaagaaaaaaGCACAGAGCACTGCTTAATCAACTTGATTTTGAACCAGTGCAACAAAAAACAACCAAACACTAAAACATGTAGTTGAAAAGAAATGGGAATTTGCCTATTGCTCAGAAAAAGTGAAGCATTTGAGCATGTACCTGTGCCGGTAGAAAAAGGGCTCTCAGCCTTTATCTGGTTGCTCAAACAGATCCCCATCCCCAGCAACAGAAACAGAGTTTTTCAcagaaattcaaaaccaaaccTCAAGATTACATTTTTCGTGAGTGTGAAGACCGAATTTCAAAACCAGCGCCAGATCTAAtggaattttttgttttctctctctcaaaattaGGTGTCAGCTGCCAACCACACGAGTTATTAGTTACAGCCTGATGCTGTGGATTGTAAATGGAAAATCTTCAACCTTTTTATGTGGAAAAGGTAAATGGAAATAGTAGCAGAGCAATATGGAATTGGAATTATGGAAAATTTGAGGAGAGGGTTGGTTGATTACTTGATTATATGTAGCCGACGAAGTCGTGTTGGTTTTAGAGACGTTTGTAAAATGTGGGGTAGTATGAAAGATTGACTTTCGTCTTGTCTTGTCTATGCTACCCAAAGATGATAGTATTATATGAGCTGTTCTATTGGATTTATATGTGTGCTCAATAAATATCAAAGCATGCAGagtgtaattaattaataaagttaTCAATGGCAGGTACCTACATTCGAATTTCTGCCTCTatcccaaaaaaagaaaaacaaagtcAAAATTCAAGGGGAAGTCTTAATTTTATCAAGTTGGCCTTTTTGTTTGTTTAATTTCATAGTTGTTGTACATTAAAATGAGACGCATCCGAAATCCACGCTAAGTAAGATGTGCGGAATTCTGGAGTTGTTTACCAATAATCAAGAAACTATGGCTCTCGGGGAAAATATGGTTCAATTAATTATCTTTAACTAATTGCGataatcatatactccctccgtcccggactactcgcacatttccttttcggcatggagattaaggaatgagtgtatagtaaagtcaacaattgcggctgtaggtgataatttttactaaaaatggaaagagtgcaaataacttgagacgcccagaaaggaaataagtgcaagtagtccgggacggagggagtataataatatAGGTTGCCAGGCTAGACGTTTCACAATATACTTCTAAATTTTTATTAGTAAGAATTTTTTACATGAAGCATCTTCAGCAAAGTACTTAGTTATAATATAAGCTTTAAAGATCTGAATTTAATGAATTTCTGTTTTATGAAAATGAATTAGTCGGGAGCAACAAAAATTATATTGATGTGATGAGTCATAAGTTTGAATTGTGGGAATAGGGTATTGAAAAAGTGACATGCGCCGTAACTTGACAAATCAGAGATTTGTTGCCAACCTAAGCAAAAAGTGTTTCAAATGATTCAAATACAAGTAAACATTTAATTAACGTTTTGTTGGAAAATACAACTGGGCAAAACAAAATTTGGTTTAAGTTTAACCTCAATCGTAGACAAACAAGAATGTAATACTCCgtttattacaaattacaaacacTGGTGAATTTTATCCCAAactttgtttatatatataaatatgatatGATAAAGCCTATTTGGCGTGAGTCACCGTGGACCGATTGGAGCCATGCGATATGTATATCCTTtatacaaaatgaaaatagaaaatcGTTATCACATTAGTTAGTTAAGATAAATTGAAGCATATATACATTTATTGCGCAGCTTAGCATTGGCTACCACACAACTTTGTATTAAACGTGATAATTATGACAGATAGGGTTGCAGTCAGTACCAACTATCCGCATTAAGGCCTGCATTATTGTTCTTTTttctacacaaaaaaaaaaatagcctTATTTTTTTTGGGCAGTACACCAAAATTTATCCCGTGTTTATCTATAGTAAGTTTTCTTTCTCTTCATTGTAGCTAGATCCAAATTTGGATTGAGATCCATTCAAAGAATTCATTACAACTATTGattccatttattttattttattttcactttcTTTCGTTGAAGGAACAACAAGATCTTTCTTTTGTCCCTTCCAGACGATCGGAAAATAAAGAACTGGTTAATATATTCAAgataattacgtatttacaaaaTACTGTCTCAATTCATCCTATTTCACCAGATCCGGGGTGTGATAGGGTTCTGAAGAAAGTgattctcatttttttaataaccctttaatcatattttatatttttcttttactttttcaatttacattaaaacacatattctaataaaaatattttttgttgacTGATGAAGCACCGCGGGCACACATGGAAACAATGAGTACAATTGTACACTTATACCCCAAAGATTGAGGCTTAGTAGTACACCACTATATTGATACCAACTTCAATAAAATCATCGATAGTCTAGCGGTAGGAACGTACGTATATTTTCGTTGGGGTTGACCCATATTTAACTCTCTAGCTCCTCAATtctttttgataattttcttatTGTGGAGTAGAGTACTAACTTTCTCTTTCAAGTTcttcaatttaattttcattatttactttgtttttaaTAGATATTTACATGACTAATATACAATCTATGAACtttagtactctctccgtccacgcCTAATCGAGACATTTCTATTTCGACTCAAGAATTCAGATAGTGGTGtttagtaaattaaattattaatagtaaagtaagagagaaaaaagtaagagatgcaataaagtaagaaagtgaaagagagaataaagtaagagagataaggggataaagtaggagagaggagtGAGTTGATTATTGTCAAAAATGGAAACGTCACTTAAGTTGAGACGTACCAAAAATGAATACGCCTCACTTaggctgggacggagggagtaatatttttaaatcaactcaaatttagttactaatttaaaataagtactataaaaatgtgagtgagaataagttagtggaatgtgggatctattaccaaaaatggaaaaaaagtgaaatgtgacaaattttgtggggcgggcggaaatggaaaaatgtgacaaaattttagggacggagggagtagtaattttttttttataataaaaaaaatttgatgaaaaaataaagaaaaatatatttgcGAAAacaaaatgaagagaataaagagAATTAGACGAATTTTGAAGCTTTAAatcattataattatttttcactTTGGATTTGCTGCCGCTAGTTGGCTGCTTTATGGTAGATTAAATATTTCTTACATGGTTAGTTTATTGAAATTAGGTTTACCCATCTTTTTCTACGAAAAATTGTCCTTTCTTCCACTCCGAAGACTCCACCCCTCTCTTAAGTTTGTTAAGTGCCACAAAATAAACTTTTCTTCGTCCACCTTTTAATTGTATATCacattatttatgtattttaatcAAAACAAATACTAGTACAAAGACATCAAAAGCTGATTTATAAGAGAGAACGGaaaatcctttttttttttttggaatctACTTTCGAAGGCTAAAGTTAGTCCAGTCCACCCAACCAACCCATGGCCGAGTTCGTTTACGCGTCACAATTGACCATCAATTAATTggtcattatttatttttaatatttatatctGATTTAGAGTAgtgtttattttataatataccTTGGTAATTACCGCCGGCTCCATACCCAAAGGCAAGGATTGATCCCCTGATCATTTGGTTAAGGATGGACGAGTCTTTGTCACTCGACCACCCTCCTTGGATtagagtagtatttatttaattatgtactaaTTGAAAAGTCAGAAATGTATTAGTAATAGAAACAGTGGGCTGGCTAATGCAGTAATGCAATATACCCAAAATCTGAATATTGATCATAACAATATCGAAATTTAAATCTGATTCATTTATTTTCGAATTTCGTTTTTGGTTTATAACTTTGATAAAGTCCAGTTTTTCTTTAGCTAGGTTCAATTTGggttatataaaaaaatcatacgCTGCATAAATTTACTATCAATATTtactaaaatttgatatttcagTTTAAACATTATACTCACTTCGTTCTTGAAAAGCataaactattttctttttagtctgtcttttatgaattttctaattttgaaaatccaactacattattaataatgtggatcattctctactaacactATTTCCACTATCATTTCTCtacatatctcttactttaccaattatgcattaaaacatgTACCCAACTAAATGTTCATACTGTTCAGCGGAGAAAGTACTCCACCCGTTCCATATAAATAGgccaaattttctttttcatctgtcccatagaaatagcTCATATCCATCTatggaaacttttttctctttttttttactttatcattttatgggtcATACTATCCACAACATtatttcaatcactttttctcatcctcccttactttaccaattacacattaaaatcaGTGGCATCCCCGGTtagcatatttttatgggacggagatagcatattttaatactatttaaatatatatatatataatttattttcttatctGTACTGTCGACtccattattttaatatatatcc
It contains:
- the LOC121792287 gene encoding receptor-like cytoplasmic kinase 176; this translates as MGICLSNQIKAESPFSTGTGATSSKMISGDGTELSNSSSKRSSASVPPTPRSEGEILQSSNMKSFAFSDLKAATRNFRPDSVLGEGGFGSVFKGWVDEHSLAASKPGSSMVVAVKRLNQEGWQGHKEWLAEINYLGQLRHPNLVKLIGYCLEDDHRLLVYEFMPKGSMENHLFRRGSYFQPLSWSLRVKIALGAARGLAFLHNAETKVIYRDFKTSNILLDSNYNAKLSDFGLARDGPTGDKSHVSTRVMGTYGYAAPEYLSTGHLTTKSDVYSFGVVLLEILTGKKAIDKNRPTGEHNLVEWAKPYLTNKRRMFRLIDSRIEGQYTVDLAVKAATLAYQCISMDPRARPDMNEVITALEQLVDSRDAYKKDKDHALNRKRQSNSKTELKSCKTTAGGGRPAPAYPRPALYA